A genomic stretch from Centroberyx gerrardi isolate f3 chromosome 10, fCenGer3.hap1.cur.20231027, whole genome shotgun sequence includes:
- the LOC139933062 gene encoding ankyrin repeat and SOCS box protein 9-like isoform X1 yields MSAGHKENPRDNTCQTGPAVFFSNPLMSDIESDWSPIHDAAFNGRILTLRSLIAQGTCVNLSTLDQVSPLHGACIQGHVACTKLLVENGANVNSPTVDGKTALSEACARGHVTCVSLLLQHGATPMGTSQSSSPMHRAAAKGHPECIETLVQHGADVDQHIDQSGSPLHMACSNQHPSTARKLLQLGASVNSSVSGDSPLHIAARLSSPELVSVLLDHGADRSLRNSEGKQPLDLAPPSSLAERLLGQAGGASRLMQLCRLYIRKIVGKERLDWIRDLHLPTELKKYLLYQSDQGGH; encoded by the exons ATGTCTGCCGGGCACAAAGAGAATCCGCGAGACAATACATGTCAAACTGGacctgctgtttttttctctaacCCTTTGATGAGTG ACATTGAATCAGATTGGTCTCCAATTCACGATGCAGCCTTTAACGGACGTATCCTCACTCTGCGGAGCCTCATTGCTCAG GGCACCTGTGTGAATCTGAGCACTCTGGACCAGGTCTCTCCCCTGCATGGAGCATGTATACAAGGCCATGTGGCTTGCACCAAGCTTCTGGTGGAAAACGGGGCAAAT GTGAACTCTCCGACGGTGGATGGAAAGACGGCCCTGTCTGAGGCTTGTGCCCGGGGTCATGTGACCTGTGTGTCGCTGCTCCTTCAGCATGGAGCCACTCCCATGGGAACCAGCCAGTCCAGTTCTCCAATGCACAGGGCTGCAGCCAAAG GTCACCCAGAGTGCATTGAGACGCTCGTTCAGCATGGTGCAGATGTGGATCAGCATATTGACCAATCAGGTTCCCCTCTCCACATGGCCTGCTCCAATCAGCATCCGAGTACTGCGAGGAAATTGCTTCAGCTCG GTGCCAGTGTGAACAGCAGTGTGTCCGGTGACTCCCCCCTGCACATTGCTGCCCGCCTGTCCAGTCCTGAGCTGGTGTCTGTCCTGCTGGACCACGGGGCGGATCGCTCCCTCAGGAACTCTGAGGGCAAACAGCCACTGGACCTCGCGCCTCCCAGCAGCCTGGCGGAGAGGCTGCTGGGACAAGCAGGAG GAGCGTCCCGTCTAATGCAGCTCTGCCGGCTATACATCAGGAAAATTGTGGGCAAGGAGAGACTGGATTGGATTCGTGACCTTCACCTCCCCACAGAACTGAAAAAGTATCTTCTCTACCAATCAGACCAGGGGGGGCATTGA
- the LOC139933062 gene encoding ankyrin repeat and SOCS box protein 9-like isoform X2: MSAGHKENPRDNTCQTGPAVFFSNPLMSDIESDWSPIHDAAFNGRILTLRSLIAQVNSPTVDGKTALSEACARGHVTCVSLLLQHGATPMGTSQSSSPMHRAAAKGHPECIETLVQHGADVDQHIDQSGSPLHMACSNQHPSTARKLLQLGASVNSSVSGDSPLHIAARLSSPELVSVLLDHGADRSLRNSEGKQPLDLAPPSSLAERLLGQAGGASRLMQLCRLYIRKIVGKERLDWIRDLHLPTELKKYLLYQSDQGGH, from the exons ATGTCTGCCGGGCACAAAGAGAATCCGCGAGACAATACATGTCAAACTGGacctgctgtttttttctctaacCCTTTGATGAGTG ACATTGAATCAGATTGGTCTCCAATTCACGATGCAGCCTTTAACGGACGTATCCTCACTCTGCGGAGCCTCATTGCTCAG GTGAACTCTCCGACGGTGGATGGAAAGACGGCCCTGTCTGAGGCTTGTGCCCGGGGTCATGTGACCTGTGTGTCGCTGCTCCTTCAGCATGGAGCCACTCCCATGGGAACCAGCCAGTCCAGTTCTCCAATGCACAGGGCTGCAGCCAAAG GTCACCCAGAGTGCATTGAGACGCTCGTTCAGCATGGTGCAGATGTGGATCAGCATATTGACCAATCAGGTTCCCCTCTCCACATGGCCTGCTCCAATCAGCATCCGAGTACTGCGAGGAAATTGCTTCAGCTCG GTGCCAGTGTGAACAGCAGTGTGTCCGGTGACTCCCCCCTGCACATTGCTGCCCGCCTGTCCAGTCCTGAGCTGGTGTCTGTCCTGCTGGACCACGGGGCGGATCGCTCCCTCAGGAACTCTGAGGGCAAACAGCCACTGGACCTCGCGCCTCCCAGCAGCCTGGCGGAGAGGCTGCTGGGACAAGCAGGAG GAGCGTCCCGTCTAATGCAGCTCTGCCGGCTATACATCAGGAAAATTGTGGGCAAGGAGAGACTGGATTGGATTCGTGACCTTCACCTCCCCACAGAACTGAAAAAGTATCTTCTCTACCAATCAGACCAGGGGGGGCATTGA